ATGGTCTTTGGCTGCGCGAGCCGACGCAGTTTCCGGAGAATGCCCTGCCGCGCGCCCGAGCCTTCCTGAATCGCTTCCCTGCCCCGCAGGATTGACATGCCCTAAGGACAGACGCGCCGGCATGCTTGAGGATCGGAGATCAAGCGGGCCAACGACAGGAGCAAAGCCGCCACGATGTTCGGCAAAACCTTCAATCTTTTCGATCTTTTCGGGTTCCGAATCCAGATCGACGTGACCTGGCTCTTCCTGGCCCTGCTCGTCACCTGGTCTCTGGCGGTCGGCTTCTTCCCGGCGCTCTATCCCGGCCTTGGCGAAACGCTCTACCTGTCCATGGCAATCGTCGGGATGATCGGGCTGGGCGCCTCGCTGATCCTGCACGAGGCGGCCCACGCCCTGGTTGCCCGCGCCTACGGACTGCCGATCAAGTACATCACGCTCTTCATCTTCGGCGGTGTGGCCCAGCTCGAACGAGAGCCCGAAACCGCGCGCAGCGAGTTCCTGATGGCGATCGCCGGGCCGCTCATGAGCCTGGCCCTGGCCGGCCTCGGCTACCTGGCTTGGACGATAGCCCTGGCGGCCGACCTGCCCCAAAGCCTGGCCGGCGTGCTGTATTACCTGTTCCTCATCAATCTGCTGCTCGGCGGCTTCAACATGATCCCCGCCTTTCCGCTCGACGGTGGACGGGCGTTGCGGGCCCTGCTCTGGGGCTGGCGCGGCGACCTGCTCTGGGCCACCAAGATCGCGGCAACCAGCGGCAGCATCTTCGCCTTCATCCTGATCGGCTTCGGCATTCTGCGCGCCGTCTCCGGCGATCTGGTCGGCGGCGTCTGGATGTTCCTGATCGGGCTTTTCGTGCGGGCCGCCGCCCAGGGCAGCTACAGCGAGATGATCACGCATCGCCTGCTGGACGAAGTGCCCGTCACCCGCTTTCTGCACGAGCCCGCCGTCAGCGTTCCGGCCGACCTCAGCATCGAAGATTTCGTGCAGGATTACGTCTACGTCACCCATGCGGATTTCTATCCCGTCGTCGAGGGGCGGCGTCTGGTCGGCAGCCTGGCGGCCCGCCAGCTGCGCCGGGTACCGAAGGGCCGCTGGCGCAATCTCAGCGTCGCCGACGTCATGACACCGTTGTCCCGCGACACTGTCGTGGGGCCATCCGCCGATGTCGCCCAGGCGCTGACCGCGATGCGCCGCACCGGACGCGATCATGTGATGGTCGCGGAAGGCGCCGAGTTGCGGGGCGTGGTAGCCTTGAGCGAGTTGCAGCGTTATCTCTCCTTCAAGCTCGAAATCGAGCAGTCGGGATGAGCGCGGGAGATCGGAGACCA
This genomic stretch from Algihabitans albus harbors:
- a CDS encoding site-2 protease family protein; this translates as MFGKTFNLFDLFGFRIQIDVTWLFLALLVTWSLAVGFFPALYPGLGETLYLSMAIVGMIGLGASLILHEAAHALVARAYGLPIKYITLFIFGGVAQLEREPETARSEFLMAIAGPLMSLALAGLGYLAWTIALAADLPQSLAGVLYYLFLINLLLGGFNMIPAFPLDGGRALRALLWGWRGDLLWATKIAATSGSIFAFILIGFGILRAVSGDLVGGVWMFLIGLFVRAAAQGSYSEMITHRLLDEVPVTRFLHEPAVSVPADLSIEDFVQDYVYVTHADFYPVVEGRRLVGSLAARQLRRVPKGRWRNLSVADVMTPLSRDTVVGPSADVAQALTAMRRTGRDHVMVAEGAELRGVVALSELQRYLSFKLEIEQSG